In a genomic window of Terriglobales bacterium:
- a CDS encoding ATP-binding protein, with product MATTKLCPVCEDTGWKTIVDGRDRRVTRCDCRRQERNLKLLEQVRIPRRYEHCELSNFEIMNGHAPALSSALMASKRFVAEYPVERAGLLIIGPIGVGKTHLAVGIIKEIIAKGIPSLFYDYRELLKAIQNSYNASVAVTEMQVLRPVFDTELLVLDELGAVKPTEWVWDTVSHILNTRYNDERTTIITTNFKDLPPSKGDVEEGERARAFRASREETLGDRIGERMRSRLHEMCKVVKMEGEDFRTKYRSASFR from the coding sequence ATGGCCACCACCAAGCTGTGCCCGGTGTGCGAGGACACCGGTTGGAAAACCATCGTCGACGGCCGCGACCGCCGTGTTACCCGTTGCGACTGCCGCCGCCAGGAACGTAACCTCAAGCTGCTCGAGCAGGTCCGCATCCCCCGCCGCTACGAACATTGCGAGCTCTCCAACTTCGAAATCATGAATGGCCACGCCCCGGCGTTGTCTTCGGCATTGATGGCTTCAAAGCGGTTCGTCGCTGAATACCCGGTCGAGCGCGCCGGCCTGCTCATCATCGGACCCATCGGGGTTGGAAAAACGCACCTCGCCGTCGGGATCATCAAGGAAATCATTGCCAAGGGCATTCCCTCCCTGTTCTACGATTACCGCGAGCTGCTCAAGGCAATTCAGAACTCCTACAACGCCTCCGTGGCGGTCACGGAAATGCAGGTGCTGCGGCCGGTCTTCGACACCGAACTGCTCGTGCTCGACGAACTGGGCGCCGTCAAACCCACGGAATGGGTCTGGGATACGGTCAGCCACATCCTCAACACGCGCTACAACGACGAGCGCACGACCATCATTACGACCAACTTCAAGGACCTGCCGCCGTCCAAGGGTGATGTCGAGGAGGGCGAGCGCGCCCGCGCCTTTCGCGCCTCGCGCGAGGAAACGCTGGGCGACCGCATTGGGGAGCGCATGCGCTCCCGCCTGCATGAAATGTGCAAGGTGGTGAAGATGGAAGGAGAAGACTTCCGCACCAAGTACCGGAGCGCGAGTTTCCGCTAA